One genomic window of Glycine max cultivar Williams 82 chromosome 16, Glycine_max_v4.0, whole genome shotgun sequence includes the following:
- the LOC100787316 gene encoding protein DETOXIFICATION 49 produces MCHPTLDVTCNCQCCSTSPPDCPISITNPLISKPQNTTTPPPPPHQHNNTTTKTKTPPPSTTATKTTTAPKPHHVPEAIKEVFSISKIVIPMILTGLLLYCRSMISMLFLGHLGELALAGGSLAIGFANITGYSILSGLAVGMEPICGQAFGAKRFTLLGLCLQRTILLLLFTSLPISLLWLYMKQILLLCGQDVAIATQAQSYLVYSIPDLIAQSFLHPLRIYLRTQSITLPLTLCASFSILLHIPINYFLVAHLKLGIKGVALGGVLTNFNLVASLILYIVFSGTHKKTWGGFSFECFTQWKSLLNLAIPSCVSVCLEWWWYEIMILLCGLLVNPKATVASMGILIQTTSLLYIFPSSLSFSVSTRVGNKLGAQKPSKARLSAIVGLSCSFMSGVLALVFALMVRNTWASMFTKDKDIITLTSMVLPIIGLCELGNCPQTTGCGVLRGTARPKVGANINLGCFYLVGMPVSIWLAFFTGYDFQGLWLGLLAAQGSCAVTMLVVLCRTDWEFEAQRAKKLTGMGGAASGVDQSREVDPEKPLKHESNEDSLLLADSDENEQ; encoded by the coding sequence ATGTGTCATCCAACTCTTGACGTCACTTGCAATTGCCAATGCTGCAGCACTTCGCCTCCTGATTGCCCAATTTCAATCACTAACCCTTTGATCTCCAAACCCCAAAACACCaccacaccaccaccaccacctcatcaacataacaacacaacaacaaaaacaaaaacaccaccaccatcaacaacagcaacaaaaacaacaacagcACCAAAACCCCATCATGTCCCTGAAGCCATCAAAGAAGTGTTTTCAATATCCAAAATTGTCATCCCAATGATCCTCACTGGCCTCCTCCTCTACTGCCGCTCCATGATCTCCATGCTCTTCCTTGGCCATCTTGGTGAGCTAGCTTTAGCTGGTGGCTCTCTAGCTATTGGCTTTGCAAACATCACTGGCTATTCAATTCTCTCAGGCCTAGCTGTGGGAATGGAACCAATTTGTGGCCAAGCCTTTGGTGCCAAAAGATTCACCCTCCTTGGCCTCTGCTTACAAAGAACCATTCTCCTTCTTCTATTCACTTCCCTCCCCATATCACTCCTTTGGCTCTACATGAAGCAAATTCTCCTCCTTTGTGGCCAGGATGTGGCCATAGCCACACAAGCCCAATCATATCTTGTTTACTCCATTCCTGACCTCATAGCACAATCCTTCCTACACCCTTTGAGAATTTACCTCAGAACCCAATCCATTACTCTCCCTCTCACTCTTTGTGCAAGTTTTTCTATTCTCCTTCACATACCCATCAACTATTTCCTTGTGGCTCACCTCAAGCTTGGAATCAAAGGGGTTGCTCTTGGTGGGGTGTTGACAAACTTCAACCTTGTGGCTTCCTTGATTCTTTACATAGTCTTCTCTGGCACTCACAAGAAAACATGGGGTGGTTTCTCCTTTGAGTGCTTCACACAGTGGAAGTCTCTTCTCAATTTGGCCATTCCAAGCTGTGTTTCGGTGTGCTTGGAGTGGTGGTGGTATGagatcatgattttgttgtgtggtTTGTTGGTGAACCCCAAGGCTACTGTGGCTTCAATGGGGATTCTCATTCAAACCACTTCTTTGCTTTACATTTTCCCTTCTTCATTGAGCTTCAGTGTGTCAACAAGAGTTGGCAACAAGCTTGGTGCACAAAAGCCCTCAAAGGCAAGGCTTTCTGCCATTGTGGGGTTGTCTTGCAGCTTCATGTCAGGTGTCTTGGCATTGGTTTTTGCTCTCATGGTTAGGAACACATGGGCTAGCATGTTCACAAAGGACAAGGATATTATAACTTTGACATCTATGGTGTTACCTATAATTGGTCTTTGTGAGCTTGGGAATTGCCCTCAAACAACAGGGTGTGGGGTGCTGAGAGGCACAGCAAGGCCTAAAGTTGGTGCTAACATCAACTTGGGATGCTTCTATCTTGTGGGAATGCCTGTGTCCATTTGGCTGGCCTTTTTCACTGGCTATGACTTTCAAGGGCTCTGGCTTGGCCTTCTTGCAGCTCAAGGGTCTTGCGCAGTGACCATGTTGGTGGTTCTTTGTAGAACTGATTGGGAATTCGAGGCTCAAAGAGCCAAGAAACTCACAGGAATGGGAGGAGCAGCTTCTGGTGTTGATCAGAGCCGTGAGGTTGATCCAGAGAAGCCACTCAAACATGAAAGCAATGAAGATTCTTTGCTGCTCGCTGACTCAGATGAAAATGAACAGTGA